Below is a window of Brassica napus cultivar Da-Ae chromosome A5, Da-Ae, whole genome shotgun sequence DNA.
TAGACAGAGAAAATGTGTAAAAATATAGAGTTGAAAGTCTTATTTATTGGCAGTGTGAAACTCAGTCGTCTGAcgacctttcttttttttggcgggaatttttaaagaataaacatgaaaattaacaaatcagccgtaatacaaaaacattgAAACCATAAACTAagccgtaatacaaaaacatgaaaatccctaCAACACTTGCTTACATCGGACAAGTTTTCGCATAATGATATAAGAAAAATAGGATGAAATCTGCTTTAGAAGTTGAAAGCAGATTTCATCCTATTTCATACTACTAATTCAAAATAACTCAGCCGTTAAAAAGGTAACTCAGCCTTAGTAAACAAAAACTCAGCCCATGTTAACACTAACCCAGCCGTTACGCATATCAGAGTCGTTGAGATGCTTTCCAAAGGACATGAAAAATAACAGCCCGGCCATAAGTATTAACTATTAAAATCAACAACCCAGACGtaagaaaaacatgaaaatcaacaaatcagccgtaatacaaaaacattaaaaccataaactaagccgtaatacaaaaacatgaaaatccctaCAACAACCCAGAcgtaataaaaacatgaaaataaacaaatcagccgtaatacaaaaacattaaaaccataaactaagccgtaatacaaaaacatgaaaatccctaCAACACTTGCTTACATCGGACAAGTTTTCGCATTATGACCACTCTGTCTACATCGAGAACATGTGTGCTCTTTCCTAGGACGTTTGTTTGATAGTGCAACTTCTAAAGCAGATTTCATCCTATTTTTCTTCGGTCTGCCTGGTGGTTGACGTACAGTCGGGGGCAAGCAGCGTTGGTTAGCCACGAGTTCTGGAACAGGTTGCGCTGAATCAACCGGCATGACCGATTCAGCGTATGCGCTAACCAAATAATTGCTGGTATAGTAAGGACTGCACATGGATATACGAGAAACATTCCTGTACTCCGCCGCTGCGATTGCGTGTACACATGGTAATTTCTCGAGTTCGAAACGGCGAAATGTGCACTTTCGCTCTACCAAATTAACAACATGCAAAGACTCGCCGGAAGATCCATATTTAACTTCAGTGTGATGATCATCAATCCTCTGTACCGCCAAATCTCTGGCGGCAGTTACACGAccctattaaaaaatatataattaatgtgaAACGACTGACTTAGTACATCTTAAGGGCTGACTTAAGAGCTGTAAAGACTGACTTATGAATTTAAAGGCTGACTAATTTTTTAAAGGCTTACTTACATGTAGTAGTTTCTCCACACCACGAGTAAGCGTGGTTCGCTGCGATCTGGCATCCTCTCTTCGTTCAGCAAACCATCTGGTCATCATAACCCGTATCGATTCTAATATCCGAACAATGCTAAGACCTCTAGCATTCGACAATGCTCTGTTCATTGATTCCGCTATGTtcgtagtcatcaaattgtacctCTCGCCCGGGAAATGAACACGCGTCCACAGTCGGACATCAGCCCTTTGGAGGTAGCCGTGGAGTGCTGGATTAATCGCTTCAATCTCCTCGAAAATCTGAGTAAAGTCAGACATCC
It encodes the following:
- the LOC125608618 gene encoding uncharacterized protein LOC125608618, which gives rise to MEYWKSYRTLKFAREIVKGTPESGFERLPSYLYMIIRENPSTVARLQIDENGKFMYVFLAFGASVNGFPFMRKVVVVDGTFLNGRYKGTLLTALAQDGNFQIFPIAFAVVDTENDDSWHWFFTQLKLLIPDDEGLAIISDRHNSIGKAITNVYPLASRGICTYHLYKNILGRYKEKDAFRLVKKAARCFRMSDFTQIFEEIEAINPALHGYLQRADVRLWTRVHFPGERYNLMTTNIAESMNRALSNARGLSIVRILESIRVMMTRWFAERREDARSQRTTLTRGVEKLLHGRVTAARDLAVQRIDDHHTEVKYGSSGESLHVVNLVERKCTFRRFELEKLPCVHAIAAAEYRNVSRISMCSPYYTSNYLVSAYAESVMPVDSAQPVPELVANQRCLPPTVRQPPGRPKKNRMKSALEVALSNKRPRKEHTCSRCRQSGHNAKTCPM